The Hevea brasiliensis isolate MT/VB/25A 57/8 chromosome 1, ASM3005281v1, whole genome shotgun sequence DNA segment CCTGTGTACAGGTGATTTGGTATTAGTCGAGGACTGGCCATCTCCAAATATAAAGAGACAGGTTAGATCATCCAATTAGGTTGCAGCTTGGACAACATAAAATTGATCAAGATAGAGCTAGGAATGGTAAGACTGTGCTTGGTATGATGTGGCATGAAGACAAATGCCGTTGAAAATGTTAAGTGTGATCCTCGCTGAGAATCACACTAACATAATACAATTCCGTTGCATACGGAAGCAAAAAGCTCGGGATTGGCCAACAGATTCCCTGGATTAGAGCTATCTATCTCTTATCACAATATAAATAGGCCTCAAGAGCCTACTCAGGTACGTTTTACATTCTCTAGCATTGTTACTGTTCTGATGCTTTCAAGCAATAAAATTGAGCATCGAAGTGTTTACCGTCAAGCCACTGACCTCACCTCTTTTTTTGTTTCAGGCAACACAATAACCATCCAACAAAATCCATCCAGTGACCCAAGAATCCATTACAGCATCACCAAACAATCAAGAGTTGTTTCTATGATACAAAATATGTAATGAAAGTGACAAATATACCATGGGTTATCAGTTATGGAATGGATTCACATAGGGCACAGAAATTTGCAGGCACATGAGCATAATCACACAAACACTTGGATGGAggggacagagagagagagagagagagagagagagagagagagagagagagagacctctTCCCTTGTATGCACATGAGACTTATGGGTGCCATTAATTAGCTTTGCATCTCTATCATAGGCATTGGCCAGCACAGATACAAGCCTCCCCAAAAGATTTCTTCGAAATAGAAATATCACAGATACACCATTCTGCTTAAAATAATTGACAATTTCTCTGTGATAAATCATTACAGCCTGAAAAAAAAATGCAAGAAGAAAAGCAGTGAATGTAATTAACAGAAGAAGCATCCTTATCTCAAACAGAAATTTTATTATCACAAATAGAAACTTTATTATCAAATGAAAGTTAAATgattaatatcatttattcagcTCCTGGGAAGATCTCAATATGTAGGAAAAAAGAAGGGAGAAAATCTCACTCTAACCTGAAGCATATAGGAAACAAGATGCTAAATAGAACATATGGATGGCCCAATGAAAGCAACCTGAGGCTAAGAGAAAATATGAACAAAAGGACCTGTCCTAGTCCCTATATGGCCTATACATCTGAACTTAGTGTATAATTGAAACATAAAATGTAAAAAGTGTCACCCTATTAGAACTTCGCAAGTCATCTTCAAGATACACACAAGCAAGCTCATAGGAATGTCCTGCTACTACAGGCAATTCTCATTCTTAtttgttaaaaaataaatcaCCTTATACATTAATATTAATCATATATTCATATAAGAACACATGAAGAAAGgatagaagaaaaataaaaagagagcaGAAAACAAGTTTGAGAATTTCAATAATCACTCCAATTTCAGCAAAACTTTTAGGTGAAGATCAATTTGATCATTATAAGAAATTCCCCCCAAAAAGAAACTTAGAAGTTTTGTAGTCAGTGTGGAACTCAATGAAACTCTTTTATTTATGCCAGCATTGCAAAGACCCACTTCAATAATTCCACAAGCAACAGAAGTAATGCACAATGGGACAGAACCACAAAGACCCATTTAAATAATTCCACACGCGACAGAAGTGACGCACAATGGGACAGAATCATATTTTTGGCATCATAAATACAAACAATAGGACAAGGAAAAAGAGATTCATAAAACCTGATTAAGCATCCACTTGAATCCAACTGCAGCAACACAATCATTTTTTGCAGCACTGCTGACCCATTCTAAGCCATAGACGGTATCTAAAGTTGCTTTGATAGTTGACATATTGCTTCTTCTTTGTTTCACAGAAAAAATTTCCCCGTTTGAACTTACATTGGGGTGACTGTTTAACAAAGTCTCAAACCACCCACTTCCACATCTCTGCATAGACATGATAACAAAGGACCGAACTGGAGTACACGCACATTCCTCCCTGTTAGAGTCATGTAGATAAGTCAGGGCTAAACATTAAGAAGCATGTGCTAAGTATAAGAAGGATTGACCTCCTATAAGTCCTGGGATTTGGAAAATGCATGTAGTGGATTTCTTCAGATGGGATGTCATGGGTGTAACAAGTTGCCTTCGTGATATCATTGATGAATTCTTCCTTTGGTTTTAAAGGAATAGGGATCTGCTGGAGGCATAGATAGCAAATGTATAATCCAAATCCCATTACAGTGAAAAGAAAAACCAACCAGAGAAGAGTTGGTGATTTCTTTGATAACTTGGAAGAAAATATACTCTGCACAAAAGACAACTGTCAACGATTCTTAAGACTTAAATGGGAACTTAATATTATGACTGTTGTAGGATTTACCTCCTTGTTCATTAGTGTTCTTGTATAAAGACAGATGCTGACAGAAAATCATTTCATTGAGCTAGTTATGGTAACTGAAATAATAAATAGCCACTCTAATGCTCTCTTGAGATATCATAAGCAAGCCATTTCAGTGCCCTTCCAAGATATCATCAATAACGCTGAAAAAAGGAATCAGAAGATAAAACAATCTGTTGACTGAGCATGTAAATTAGTGCAcgaattattgaaaaaaaaaatgcatctGCCTTGGAGACCTATACAGGGTTGCAAAACAAATAAAATTGGCGGCCAATTATTTCATTTTCCATAACCTAAGCACTCTTAATAAACAAATTTAATCAATCAATCCTGTTCCTCTGCTTCAGCACCAAAGAAACCAGAGTACAATTTGCTATTGGGATTCCAAGAAAATGCAAAACCAATAATCCAGTATACAAAGCAGATACTcaagaaaacaaagaaaaagggaaaagcTTGAAAGATTTTCCTAAACCAATAGCAATGGGATTCTAAAACAAACCAAAGAACACAAGAATCCAACTAGACCATAAAGATGCATTTATGGATGGAACCCAATTGCAATatcaagagaaaatgaaagaaagaaactgctaaaaggaaataaatgaaagcaaAAAGACATACCCAGTAGAAGAGTTCAAGCACTAAGCAGTCATTGTAAAGACCTCTGGGGTTGATGACGTGGTGGGTGAACTGCATATATGTGCAGCATTGGAAGACTCACCCCAATTACGAATCAATTGAGCGATGAAAGCAGGTATTTAATAGATAGAAAAATAAAATCTTGAATAAGTAAAGGGTTTTGAGGAGGTTTTATCTAATGGATAGGGAAACGTAAGTCAATGAATAAAGAGTAAAGAAACACTATTGAACCCGTTAGGCAGTGTTTGTGAGTAGGCTGCTGCACCAGTGTTTGATTAAAGAAGATTAACGCGTCTTGTGCTCCAAAAGCGCAATACAGCTATAATATCTTTTATAAAAAGCACATAAAAAAGTGCCAGTTTGGCATCATTTtaaatgttataaaaaaaaaacaattcgaAAACTTTTGTTTTATAATttaatgttttaatatctataatttatcacatttaattttaaatattttttaattaatatatttaaaatattatttttaacagtaaccctaaataataaaaaaataatctcAAACAAATCAAAgagtttcattttttttttccaataagCCGAATGTGATGAATAAGACGAATAAGACCAATTGCTTGAtcctatttttctttttattgaggtttttttttcagtggaattttattttttttaaatatttgaataaattatttaataatttaaaatataatattaattattaatattttttaattagagACTCAAATATAAGtaaagattttttttaatagaGTTTGATAATATAATTCATTCTCTATTGACatttagtaatttaatatttttgtgaGTTATCGagataataaatttcaaaaaaataatattataaaaaaaatttttagtcGTTCAAAATCAAAATGAAATGATTATTATTCtactttatttaaatttatttttgaacatgatttatatttttatttttttctcttatgagaatattattttatacttatttttaatgaaccgtcaaatttgataaaaaaataaattaatttattttaagcaTGTTAATATTTATagaaatattatataaattattttaaattaaaatattgtgatatTTACGCCAGCCATCCAGAAGAGGATGCGCCAGCTTTGAAATAGTTGGAATCCTAATTTAGAATTTAGGAATTAATTTCGAAATCACCAAAAATAGCCATTATATTAGTTCTCTATTTATCATATATACGATATTGTTGAATTTATTAATTCACTCGAAAATTTATCATATTAATATTATCTTGATGTTTTCATAATATcgctactttattttttttttaaataatttttgcaaataatttttttaatttgcaaATCCTTATTCgccatttaatataaatatttgaagtgtttatcaAGGAGATAGAGAAACCAATTAAGCACAATTGAAAAGGTAATTAGTATGAGACGGGGCTACCTATGAAATGGATTCCCATGGCGATTACACCAATGTGTTTGACAAAATGACAACTTATCATAAAGAATTTACAGCAGAAATTAACTAATGAGACAAAGATTAACGCGTATTAATTTGTATACCATGCATTATATAAGTTGCAtaaattcatcataatttctTAATTAAGTTAGAAAGCTGAACTGGGTTTTCGTTAATTCTTAGTTGTATAGCAAAAATATATAGCAGCATGATTAAATCCAATAAACTGACAAAGATGGCAAGAAGGTGGCACAAGTCAGCTGCCAGAATTAGGAAGAGATTTGTTGTCTCTTCTCTGTCTCGTGGAAACAGCAGGAGGAGGAAGAGAATTTGGCTGAGAAAAGCCATTCAACATCTGCGCTCCGATGATGATGATGATCATCATCATAATAAGGGCCATTTCAGCAAGACACTTCCTGTTCTTGGCGTCAATATTCTTGTTGATCTCATACAGCTAGTTTGGCAAGTGCAGagctaaaaaattatttttaagatcaaaaataaatattaaaaaaattattttccacCGTGCTCTGTCTAATTGTTAGAgagtttttatctttatttttatgagACATAGGGTCTCTTTATTTACCGGAGGCAGGAGATGGCTCTCCTCCTCAGTCCGGACTTGTGTTTTCCTTCCCCAACTTCGAGTGGACTGTATATATCTTTTGGTTTAATTTTTGTTGCTTGCAAGTTTGGTATTGATAgcgtaattatattttaattcaatatttttaattttgataatttgaaaataatttttaaaattaagtgtAATTTTATCAACTAATGTATAATATGAGTCCCActtaaaataaacaaaatattTCACTTgacaagccatataagcaataacaCTCCTTGCTTTAGTCTTCACCAAAACAATTTCGGTCACTggataaatcaaaattaaaattattttattaaaatgtaattatgCGCAAATACTTATAATTTATTTGTAATTAATCCTCCGTCCCATTTCAAATACTTTTTAAGATTTTtgtacaaaaattaaataaataacggGATAGTcttatttttgtataaataaatatattaacaatTAACTAAAGTACACTTAAAATGTagaaaaataataagaaaaagatAACTGCATTGGGAAAGCATTCAAGTTCAAGTTGCCCCCTCCATCATCTCAAGGGATCTCTTCTCTCCTGTCGAGAGGTTGCATTAAGCTCAACTTTGATACCGCTGTTAATGTCAAAGAGGCGGAAGGTAATATAGCTGCCATCGCTAGAAATTGTAATGACAATTTTTGTAGATGGACTTTCAGAAAGGTTGAAGACATAGTGAACCCACTGGTTTTGGAATCTTTGGCCTACTAAGAAGCAGCTTTTTGGGCCAGAGCAAAAGGAATTATTGAAGGAGATTATCATATTGTTGTTAACAACTCCCATGGTGGTGCTTAGCCCAGTTTGATTCAAAGTATTCTTTAAGATATCAGGATGGTTACTGGTTTACTTTTTTCTGTATCTTTTGTTTTCATTAAACATTCTTTCAATCAAGCATTTCATTGGCTAGCTTCTTTAACTGACAGGAAAACTTCATTCTTATGTAATCCCTATGAGCAAATCCATATTATCTTCGATTCTAGCCCTTTGGTGCCttcagtgcttttttttttttgaaaaaaaaattaagaataataATAGATAAAGGTAAAgctagaaaaaaataattaatactttcttattttttttaaagtataTAGTATAAAGAACTTGAACTCATATAAGAATGAACTCATATAAGAATAAACTCATCAGTCgtcagattaaatatttatatatagatTTGTGCAttctatatatacactttaattaattttacaaacaTTTTGATACaaaaatatttaatctaacaATTGTTGAACTTATTTTTATATGAGTTTGAACTTATATTAGATGCGCTAATTTTTAAAATgacaaataagataaaaaaataattatgaaacaTCACTTGAAATGGGTGGAGGGCATAATTTTTTTCGTTAATTAATATACCTACCTATATGTGTTGTTCCTATCCAGTTACATGATAGAGCAGAGAGGGAGTTCATTTTTCTGTCTTATATTTGTAGAACAAGATCAAATAGCAAGTCCAGGCGGACAAAAATTGAAATCTTTAATTTATTGAGTCTTGTTGCTATTAACTTGACAAAGTGAGTTTAAACTTGGAATATCCCTAACACACTTGTGATGGATTCTGCAGATTTTATATAATTAGCAAGAATATCATAAAAGTAATCAACTCTGCATTGTCCTCTTATATATGCCAACAGCACACAGACAACTAATTAATTAACCATATATATGATCTAACATAGGTAATACGTACAAAATTAACTTGAAATctcacaatttttaaaaataattttaattattgagtCAATAGAGAGCTAATTATTTAGAGCTGCAAGGCTAAGCTAGCTACTTGACGTAagccttattattattattaaagtctAAATCAAGGAAATTAGAGTTGCTATATGCATTGTAAATCCAGTTAAAAATCACAGGAATGATCATGTTCCAACCTAACAAGAAATCATACAGTAATGAGAATCAAAGACCAGAGTTATTAACTAATATTGTTATATTGTGAACATATATATCAAGATAGACTAAATGGTTAATATTACGTATGTAATGAAGGATAGATCATCATACTCTTATGCCATATTTAACAAATGGAAATTCAAATAGCCTTCGTTAtctaagaaaatgagagaacaatTAGACTACTCTATTGTAAATCAATAATCAGTTGAATTAATGTAGTAAAACTAACTCTTTAATAAACTTTACCTATAAAATTAGGAGTTTGAACTTTATAATGGTCATTGTTATGAGGAATTTACTTCAATAAATGTGAACACAACTCTGATTAATTAGTGATTGATTTAGATTATAAATGATTAATCATACAacatacaattaaaaaaaaaaaaaaaccataaaacATGCATGTGATGAACTAGATTCTCATAAAAAATTTCCAAATCTTAATAATTCTCTTGGATGGCTTATGTCTTTTCACAAAAATTAAAGCATATGGGCAACACCTCAATTATTAGTTTTTCAATTATTTTAGAGATCTTGCCATAGGAAGGCAATAAATTATTCCTCCTAAATTTGATGTCCCTTCCAACTATAATCAGAAATGCATCATTAATGTGAACCTAAATTCAATTGGATACTTTAAAGGCATTGTCCTACGAagagaaaaataataaataattactataTATAATTATTACTATCTTTGcctgtttttatttatttatttttaaaaattatttttattttataattatctaTTATTTTAAGAAGATAAAAAAGtatcaaatatattttttttcaattttactcTTATTTCtactaaatataataaatatttatataattttttaacacctttttAATACTTTCTCTTAATTAATagagataaaaaaataatttaataaaattaaaaaatatttattaaaatttaaataatttgattttttaattatcatGTAAAAACTTTAAACGATCAATAAAagtaaacaaatgtaatatatttctaataaaattattttaattattaattatgataaaaaatattaaaatatattataattaataattatagctAAATTTTTCTGCATATAATAATTACATTGAATACTTATTTTTaaatgataaaagaaaaaaaaaatataatttactcTTATATACATTGTTTGTTGGCATGCCAACTACTATGGTCTCCATCAACTTTATAGGAGTAGAAACAtgtattaattaatattcattgcCCTGCATGAGGGCCACTTGGGATATTAATCATGTTATTATAATCATGAAATGCAAGATAAAAaacaataatataattataatgtgGCATAAATAGTTAAAAATCCTTTTTATTGGGGCCAATTTCTTAATTCTAAAAAAccaattcaaaaaattaaatattagagactaaaattaaataaattttacaaataaaaattaaaatgagaaaacAATTATCTTGGTACAAATTAATCACCTGGAGTGGAAGGATAAAGGCACTAACTCAGACAGAGGAGTGGCCATAGGTGTGGAGCCCGCCGAGGGAGCAGGAGAATTCCTACACAATGGACACGTGGCACTCATCTTAAGCCATTCATCAATGCAATCAGCATGGAAACAGTGATGACAATCTGGAATGCACCGTATGGTATCTTTAGACCTGTAATCCGATAAGCAGATTGAACATGGACCGTTGTTGGGCTTAGGAAGTCGCCGGCTGTCGCCTAACACCAATTTCGGGTATGATTCAATCGTCGGTCCATCGAGGCCCACTACTATCACGGGCTCCAGCGAGTCACGGGGAATGAATCGGTGGTTAGGCCTATATACATCGAGCTCATCCTCGTTACCATCACCATTGCCACTATGACCATTGGAATTACCTTTAACTCTTACACAAGCATAGGAAGCAAGCATTATGGTGGAGATGAGGACAAGAATGCTAACGGCAATAGCGATACCATAACCAAGGCCGACAGCAGTGGCTGTGGCCGGGACCGATGCCAATACAGGCGGATCAGCTGTGGACATATAAGagagatggagagagagagaaatgatgAGGAGAAGAAGATGTGAGTGCGAAATGGGAAGTGGAAAAGAGAGTGATACTTAAAGATGAGTGGGATAAGGCCCAGCGGGGTCCGCGGTAAAAATATAAATGGCGATATGGGGATTGGAGTTAATGTTCAACGGTTTAAAATTGAAGAGTTGAAAAGTAGTATGAAAAGAAGTAGGCAAGCATTTATGGTGGTTCATTGAAAATTCAATTTCACTCTCTGGATTGGAGTTCTCTATTGTGATTGATGCTTAATAGTAGTTTTCTTTTCTTCTGTTGTATTATTTTGTTTGATTCAAGTGCATGAGGGGGTGATTTCAAGGTAATCTGCCTCAATTTGTTGAATTTAAAGCATATTTAGAAGTTTGCGAAGGGCCTACAAAAGAAATTACTACATCATATGAGATACCTGGAGCTTGTCAAGCCCGTTGACAAGGAACATTTCTTATAATAAAGATAAAATTTCAATACTGTTGAGAAATACTTAATttaatacaaaaatttaaatttatgattGAGACAATTACACTGAAATAACACGCATCAAATCTTATTAACATGTGATGACAGGCGCAATGAAACAATTGGAATATAGAATAGACTTTGATATCATGTAAGAACTAAAAAGCACTCAATGTAATAGAGTGAAAGTTATGCATATCTTCTAGTTGATCCAGCACTTTTGAGGTTAATTGTTAAGAACTTAATATGTTTTGTTGTATGGTATTAATATACTGATTAATACAAGTAATTCAACCACATATGTAAACAACTGTAAACTTTAAATGTGATTGagactttaaaattaaaaataactgaATACATGTGCAATTAATGACGCGACCAGCCAACCAATGTTTACTACTTAAATATTTATTTCCCTTAACTtccataataataaaatattcaaaatcaAACTTTTTAGGTTTTAATTGCCACTTAGCAGTGtcattctctttctttctttctcaaaatgggcaaagaaaggaagaagaagaagaagtaaacaaGAAAGGGATGGTTATTTTCCTTTTGTTTAGTGAAAGCCAAGAGATGAGAAGGGAGCCAGTAAAGACAGCAATCTGAATCTGAAATACTGACCACCACTaccactaccaccaccatcaccatcATTAATTTCCAACTAAAAGAAAATAGACATCAGAATTCCAATTTCACAATAAATATAGCAAATGAAGAAAACTTTTTACAACATTTGGGGCATTTACTTTTCAGTTCAATGAAAACCATGTTTGATGTTTCCCTTCATCTTCTTGTGTTTCATGTAATGTAAATAACCTCAGATTTAGTATACATCAGTGGTATAGAAGAACAATCTTCAAGTTTCTAAATTCAAGAAAATAAGCCAACTTAATTAGCCTAAGAAATACTGTTCTCACTTGAGGTGGAAGGAGATTGAACCAGTATCTGGGGAGCTTCTGATGCAGAGTTTTCTGGTTGTACTAATGGGGAGGATTCAGCTTGGCTTGGCATTGCAGCCTGGACTATTTCTGGTGGTTTGAACTTGTTGATATAGTAACTGAGAGATGGTCCAGAGTATTCAACTGTTTGCATCGCAGTTGGTGCCTTAccaacttggatgagaattgatgaagcTGCAGCCACAGAAATCAGGGCAAGGCCAGCAGAAATTGCTTTTGTGTTTTCAGCTCCATCGGCAGAAGTACCTGCAGTTCCTGAGCTTATTGCACTTTTTGCTATGTATACCGTTGGCTGAAAATATTAGAAGCCATTAGATGAACAATAGCACAATTCCTTACTGCATAGAAACAAAAAAGAGATATACAGAGAGAAACTGGATGAATACATGCATGGGAATCAGGAACATTGATTAAATTGAAAATTATCTACGTATCTCAGAAAATAACCATATCAGGGACTGCTGATTATGGTTTGCAATTCACATTGGTCTTAGTAATGCAAAAGAACATGCAGCTGCAATCAAGAATCTTTTCCCAAGACCTCTTAATGCAACAACAGAACCTTAACTTCCTATATGAAGTGAATAAAAGACAAACAATTGCCTATTGCCTCAAGAGCATAACTGCTTATCCAGGATGAATAGCACTACACCATGAGCACCTATTACAAAAAGATGAATAACAAAATAGCTTCTTGAAACACATATATAATTTGCTTCTTTCGTTAACTGTAGTTACAATTGAACATGGAACTGTAACACAATGCCATGAAACATTAGGGTAATTCACTTGGAACCCCATTGGCCCTACAACCTGTCTACAGAATGGAAAAAAAATGATGTGGCCCAAAACCTTAAACTTCATATTTTGGGTGCCAAACCAGATTGGCTATCTCTCAAGAGGTATCCAATGACTAAGCTAAAATCTTCTAAAAAGGTAAATTACAATTAAACCACAAAAAAGATCTCCAATGTGTTGCACTCTCAGTGATTGTTAATTGATATGCAGGAAGTCAGCATGTAGCTGCTGTCAAAAAAAAATGTAGCTTGGTGTTGAATCAGCCATTTCCTCTTACACTCCTATAGAAAAATGCCACCTCACAAAGCTATTAAGATATCAGTTACACTAGTTGGAGTAAAGGAAGACACTTGTAGGGGCATTCAGTAAACCACAAACTATACATGGTGAATTCTTTTCCGTAGTGGCTTGTGCACTTTATGGGTTGGGTTTGGGG contains these protein-coding regions:
- the LOC110667050 gene encoding uncharacterized protein LOC110667050, whose protein sequence is MNKESIFSSKLSKKSPTLLWLVFLFTVMGFGLYICYLCLQQIPIPLKPKEEFINDITKATCYTHDIPSEEIHYMHFPNPRTYRREECACTPVRSFVIMSMQRCGSGWFETLLNSHPNVSSNGEIFSVKQRRSNMSTIKATLDTVYGLEWVSSAAKNDCVAAVGFKWMLNQAVMIYHREIVNYFKQNGVSVIFLFRRNLLGRLVSVLANAYDRDAKLINGTHKSHVHTREEADLLARYKPTLNVSSLISDLSNAELIKAEALEYFKNCRHLVLYYEDLMKNPKALYDAQEFLRVPFRKLVSRQVKIHVKPLSEQINNWQEVYRTLQESKYEYLLRYPDNIS
- the LOC110667039 gene encoding protein MAINTENANCE OF PSII UNDER HIGH LIGHT 1 isoform X2, which translates into the protein MACASQAMIPANTCTFTSPRLFKNCRSLNRQNLKLFTVRVSSDDADCNDEECAPDKEVGKVSVEWLAGEKTRVVGTFPPRTRGWTGYVEKDTAGQTNIYSVEPTVYIAKSAISSGTAGTSADGAENTKAISAGLALISVAAASSILIQVGKAPTAMQTVEYSGPSLSYYINKFKPPEIVQAAMPSQAESSPLVQPENSASEAPQILVQSPSTSIGN
- the LOC110667039 gene encoding protein MAINTENANCE OF PSII UNDER HIGH LIGHT 1 isoform X1, whose protein sequence is MACASQAMIPANTCTFTSPRLFKNCRSLNRQNLKLFTVRVSSDDADCNDEECAPDKEVGKVSVEWLAGEKTRVVGTFPPRTRGWTGYVEKDTAGQTNIYSVEPTVYIAKSAISSGTAGTSADGAENTKAISAGLALISVAAASSILIQVGKAPTAMQTVEYSGPSLSYYINKFKPPEIVQAAMPSQAESSPLVQPENSASEAPQILVQSPSTSSENSIS
- the LOC110667071 gene encoding putative RING-H2 finger protein ATL69; translation: MSTADPPVLASVPATATAVGLGYGIAIAVSILVLISTIMLASYACVRVKGNSNGHSGNGDGNEDELDVYRPNHRFIPRDSLEPVIVVGLDGPTIESYPKLVLGDSRRLPKPNNGPCSICLSDYRSKDTIRCIPDCHHCFHADCIDEWLKMSATCPLCRNSPAPSAGSTPMATPLSELVPLSFHSR